The Streptomyces sp. HUAS MG91 sequence CCGGGCAAACCCCCGTCCCTGGCAGAGTCCTTCGACGGCTGCCCGTTCGTGACCCGATGCCCAGAGGCGGAGGAGGCGTGCGGGACGTGGAGCCCGGAGCCGCACGGGCTGGAGGACGGCGGAGAGGTCACGTGCCGCAGAGCCTTGGGCAGTCTGCCGCCTGGGGCGGCAGGGTGGGCAAGGCGGCCCCCGGTGCCGAGCAACGAGAAAGAAGGGGTGAGCCCCAAGTGACCTCTACAGCACCGCTCCTGGACGTCACCGACCTCAGCAAGACCTACCCCCTCCCGGCCGGCGGCAGCCACACCGCGGCGGACGCCATCACCTTCACCCTCCACCCCGGCGGAGCCCTCGGCATCGTCGGCGAATCGGGCTCCGGCAAGACGACCGTCGCCCGCATGCTGGTCGGCCTGGTCCGCCCGGACCACGGCACGATCAAGGTCGACGGCACCGTCCGCCCGCCGAAATCCCCGCGCGGCCGTACCGCCCGCCTCGCCCGCGCCCGCCAGATCCAGATGGTCTTCCAGGACCCGTACATCTCCCTGGACCCGAGGCTGACCGCCGAGCAGTGCCTGCGCGCGGCCCTGCGCCTGCACGGCCGCGACCCGTCCCTGGCCGCGGAGCTCCTCGACCGGGTGGGCCTCGGCGCGCGGGAGGCGACCGCGCTGCCCCGCCGGCTCTCCGGCGGCCAGCGCCAGCGCCTGGCCATCGCCCGGGCGCTCGCCGTGGACCCGCGCATCCTGGTCCTGGACGAGGCGGTCGCGGCGCTGGACGTGTCGATCCAGGCCCAGATCCTCGGCCTGCTCGACGAGATCCGCCGCGACACGGGCGTGGCCCTCGTCTTCGTCAGCCACGACCTGGCCGTCGTCCAGCACGTCACCGACGAGGTCCTGGTGATGCGCCGGGGCCGGGCCGTCGAACAGGGGCCGACCCGCCGGGTGCTGACGGCGCCCACGGACCCGTACACCCGGCTGCTGCTCGCCTCGGTGCCCGGCGAGGGCTGGGACCCGGCCGACGCGGTGACGGCCCGCGCCGCGCTCGCCTGACCGCACCGGAAAAGGCAGGAGCCCCGCTGCCGTGAGGCGCGGGGCTCCTTGGGTACTGCTCTAGGTTCCGGATCAGATCACGACTGGCACCTGCCAGGTGATCTCAGTGATCGGAAGGTCACATGGGGGTGACGTTCTCCGCCTGCGGGCCCTTCGGACCCTGCGTGACGTCGAAGCTGACGGCCTGGTTCTCCTCGAGGGAGCGGAAGCCGTTCGCGTTGATCGCCGAGTAGTGGACGAAGACGTCCGGGCCGCCGCCCTCCTGGGCGATGAAGCCGAAGCCCTTTTCAGCGTTGAACCACTTCACGGTTCCGGTAGCCATAAGCCCTCCTATGGGCCAAAGGGTTGCCCTGCTCCAGAACCTGCAAATGCGCTTGCGAACAACTGCAAAAGTCTGAAAACGACGAGAGCCCGCGGTCACATGCTCCGCAGGCTCTGTACTGCAAGGGAAACCAAACTGCAACTTGCGGCGAGCCTAGCACGCAGCCAGCCGAACGCAATAGAGGGCAAGATCACGTCACCCACAGGTTTGACGCGATCCCGATTCGGGTTGACAGAACCCGCCCGGGGGCCCGGAGCATGCACCGTATCTCATGGGGTCTAGCCTCGCCGATGTGGACAATTCTCCCGAGACTCCCCAGGCTGCGCGGCGCACCCGTCCGCGCGTGGGCCACATCCAGTTCCTGAACTGCATGCCCCTCTACTGGGGCCTGGCCAGGACCGGTTCGCTCCTCGACTTCGAGCTCACGAAGGACACCCCGGAGAAGCTCAGCGAGCGGCTCGTGCGGGGCGATCTGGACATCGGTCCGATCACCCTCGTCGAATTCCTCAAGGCCGCCGACGACCTGGTGGCCTTCCCCGATCTGGCCGTCGGCTGCGACGGCCCCGTCATGTCCTGCGTGATCGTGTCGCAGGTGCCCCTCGACCAGCTGGACGGCCGCCGGGTCGCCCTCGGCTCGACCTCGCGCACGTCGGTCCGGCTCGCGCAGCTCCTGCTCGCCGAGCGCGTCGGCGTGTCGCCCGACTACTACACGTGCCCGCCGGACCTCGGCCTGATGATGCAGGACGCGGAGGCCGCCGTCCTCATCGGTGACGCCGCCCTGCGCGCCAACCTGCACGACGCGCCGCGGCTCGGGCTCCAGGTGCACGACCTGGGCGCCATGTGGAAGGAGTGGACGGGCCTGCCGTTCGTCTTCGCCGTATGGGCCGCGCGCCGGGACTACGCGGAGCGGGAGCCGGAGATCACCGGCCAGGTGCACGAGGCGTTCCTGGCGTCGCGGGACCTCTCCCTCGACGAGGTCGGCAAGGTCGCCGAGCAGGCGGCCCGCTGGGAGGCCTTCGACGAGGCGGTCCTGGAGGAGTACTTCACGACACTCGACTTCCGGTTCGGGCCGCCGCAGCTGGAAGGCGTCACGGAGTTCGCGCGCCGGGTCGGGGAGACCACCGGATTTCCCGCCGATGTGAAGGTCGAACTTCTCGGACGGTGAGCCCGCGGGCGCCCGCCGGAATTCCACGGTGAGCCGTACACGGAATTCCGGTGAACACTGTCCTTATTTCTTTGGTTCCGATATGAAATCGGGCTGGGCCGAACGCCGTATGAGCTGTGCGGCACAGGGCCTACTCTGCTGGGGTGCGTGCCGTCTCAGGACCCGGGGGAGGTTCTTCGCATGCAGCCCCTTCAGGCCGACGAGCCGACGACGGTCGGCCCCTACCGGCTCCTGGGCCGGCTCGGGGCCGGCGGGATGGGCCGGGTGTACCTGGGCCGCAGCGCGGGCGGCCGGACCGTCGCCGTCAAGATCGTCCACCCGCACTTCGCGCTCGACGACGAGTTCCGGGCGCGTTTCCGGCGTGAGGTGGCCGCGGCCCGGCGGGTCGGCGGCGCGTGGACGGCCGCGGTGCTCGACGCGGACCCCGAGGCGCCGGTGCCGTGGGTGGCCACCGGATACGTCGCCGGGCCCGCGCTCGCCCAGGCGGCCGGTCCCGGCCGGGCGCTGCCCGAGCACTCCGTACGGGTCCTGGGCGCCGGGCTCGCCGAGGCGCTGGCGGCCGTGCACGGCCTGGGCCTGGTCCACCGTGACGTGAAGCCGGCCAACGTCCTGCTGACCGTCGACGGCCCGCGCCTCATCGACTTCGGCATCGCGAGGGCCACCGACGGCACCGCGTCCCTCACCTCCACCGGCGTCTCCATCGGCTCGCCCGGCTACATGGCGCCCGAGCAGATCCTCGGCAAGGGCGTCACCGGCGCCTCCGACGTCTTCTCGCTGGGCGCGGTCCTGGTGTACGCGGCGACGGGGGAGTCCCCCTTCCCCGGCGACTCCTCGGCCGCGCTGCTCTACAAGGTCGTCCACGAGGAGCCCGAACTGGGTTCCCTGGGCGGCGAGTTGCGCGACATCGTCGCCGCCTGCCTGGCGAAGGCGCCCGGCGACCGGCCCGCCCCCGAGGACGTGGCACGCCGGCTGGCCCCCGAGGGCGCGGCGGCCCTGGTCGCGGCGGGCTGGCTGCCCGGGGCGCTGGTCGAGCAGGTGATGCGGGGCGCGGCGCGGCTCCTCGACATGGAGGGCACCGACCCGGCCACGGGACCGGTCGGCTTCAGCAGCCCGGCCGTCACCGGCGACGCGCCGGGCGTCTTCGGACCGCCCGACCCGTCGTACACGGCCGTACCGGCGCAGCGCGCCGAGGCCGCGGCGGGAGACGCGGTGGAGGACGCCAGACCCGGGCGGCTGTCGATGTCCGTGTCGGCGACCTCGACCCCGGCGACCGCGAACGGGCGCGGCCGCAAGGTCAGTTGCTCGGTCGCGCTGGCCGTGGCGGGGGCGCTGGCCGCGGTCACCGTGGGCGGGATCCTGGTCGTGAACATGCTGCCGAGCTCCGGGGACCGGGACTCCGGCAGCTCGGCGGGCGGGGCACGGCCCCCGATGTCCTCGACGTCCGCCCGCCCGTCGGCGTCGCCCTCCCCGTCGACCGCCGCTCCGCAACCCTCCGGCACCGTCCCCTCCTTCTACCTCGGCACCTGGGAGGGGAAGGCCACGGTGCTGGGCATCCAGGCCGACACCTACCGCGTCGAGCTGAAGCAGACGGGCGTCGGCCGCCGCCTCGGCACCGTCACCTCGACCGACCTGACGGGCAACCGCTGCGTCGACGAACTGACCCTGAAATCCGCCACCGCGACCGAAGTGGTGGCCGCCGGCAAGAAGATCTCCGGCGACGACTTCAAATGCGCCGACGGCTCCAGCACCGTGCACCTGACCCGCGACGGCACGGGCCTGCGCTACACCTCCGAGTACCCGGAGGCGGGCAACCCGACGGCGGACCTGAGGCGCGTGGGGCGGTGACCGGTCCGCTGCTCGTGCTCGCCGCCCTGTGGGGCGCCGCCACCGGGGTGCTGCTGCCCCGCGCCGCCTACCGCCTCTCCGTCGAACCGGACGAACCCTGGCGCCCGGCCCGCGGCTGGCTCGGCCCCCGGCCGGGCCCCGCCGCCCCGCTCCTGGCCGCCGTCACCGCCGCCGCCTGCGTCCTGCTCGCCGCCGCCACCGACACCCGCCCCGAACTGGCCGCCTGGCTGCTGCTCGCGCCGCTCGCCGTGCTCCTCGCCACCGTCGACTTCGCCGTGCACCGGCTGCCCGACGTGCTGACCCTGCCGTTCGCGGGCGCGGCCCTGCTCGCGCTCGGCGCCGCCGCGCTGCTGCCGGAGCCCGGCGGGTCGTGGCGCGGGGCGGTGCTGGGGGCGCTCGGCATGGGCGCCGGGTATCTGGTGCTGCACCTGGTCAACTCGCGGGGCATGGGGTTCGGCGACGTGAAGCTGGCGCTCGGGCTCGGTGCGGCGCTCGGCTGGTACGGGCTCGGGGTGCTGTTCCTCGGGGCGTTCGCGGGCGTGCTGTTCAACGGCCTGTACGCGCTCGTCCTCGTCGCCGCCCGGCGCGCGGGCCGCAAGACCGAGATCCCGCTGGGCCCCTTCATGATCCTCGGGGCGTACGCGGGGGTTCTGCTGGGTGCTCTGGCGGCCTGACGTACGCTGAGAATTCAGCTCTATCTCCTCTGAAAGGGGCCCGCACGGTGACCGAGAAGGCCGCACTGCAGTCCGTCCTCGACCGTGCCGCCGCCGGCGGGCGCATCACCCCGGAAGAGGCCGTCGCCCTGTACCGCGACGCCCCGCTGCACGCACTGGGCGCCGCCGCCGACGCCATCCGCCGCCGCAAGTACGCGGGCATCGAGCACATCGCCACGTACATCATCGAGCGGAACATCAACTACACGAACGTGTGCGTCACGGCGTGCAAGTTCTGCGCCTTCTACGCGGCCCCGAAGGACACCAAGAAGGGCTGGACCCGCGACCTCGACGACATCCTGCGCCGCTGCGCGGAGACGATCGAGCTGGGCGGCACCCAGATCATGTTCCAGGGCGGCCACCACCCGGACTACGGCGTGGAGTACTACGAGGAGCACTTCTCCGCGATCAAGAAGGCCTACCCCGAGCTGGTCATCCACAGCCTGGGCGCCTCCGAGGTCGAGCACATGGCCCGTATCTCGAAGGTGTCCGTCGAGGAGGCGATCCAGCGCATCCACGCGGCCGGGCTCGACTCCTTCGCCGGTGCCGGCGCCGAGCTGCTCCCCGAGCGCCCGCGCAAGGCCATCGCCCCGCTGAAGGAGTCCGGCGAGCGCTGGCTGGAGATCATGGAGACCGCCCACAACCTGGGCGTCGAGTCGACCTCCACCATGCTCATGGGTACCGGCGAGACCAACGCCGAGCGCATCGAGCACCTCCGCATGATCCGCGACGTGCAGGACCGGACGGGCGGCTTCCGGGCCTTCATCCCGTACACGTACCAGCCGGAGAACAACCACCTCAAGGGCCGCACGCAGGCCACGCTCTTCGAGTACCTGCGCATGATCGCCATCGCCCGGATCTTCCTGGACAACGTCCAGCACATCCAGGGCTCCTGGCTGACCACCGGCAAGGAGGTCGGCCAGCTGTCGCTGCACTACGGCGCCGACGACCTCGGCTCGATCATGCTTGAGGAGAACGTCGTCTCCTCGGCCGGTGCCAAGCACCGCTCGAACCGCATGGAGATCATCGACCTGATCCGCAAGGCGGGCCGCGTCCCGGCGCAGCGCGCCACCACGTACGAGCACCTCGTCGTGCACGACGACCCGGCGAACGACCCCGTCGACGACCGGGCCTCCTCGCACATCTCGTCCATCGCGATCGAGGGCGGCACGGCGCACCCCGAGCTCAAGCTCGTCTCCACCAACTGAGGCGCCCGGTAACCCCGTGCTGACACTCCACACCGTCGCCGACGGGTCGTCCGTCGTCGTCGACGGCGCCGTCGTCGCGGCGCTCGGCCCGTACGAGGAACTGGCCGCCGCCCATCCCGGGGCCCGGGTGCGGCGGTGGCCCGGGATCCTCACCCCCGGGCTGCTCAATCCGTACGGTCCGGAGATCCTGGAGCACACGTACCACCCGGATCCGCGCGAGGCCGACACGCGCGGCACCGTGCCGATCGGCGGGGAGCGGGCGCGGGAGATCTTCCGCGCCGATCCCTCGCTGCTCGGGGCCAGTGCGCGGCGGGGGGTGCAGCGGTTGTTCGCGCACGGGACGGTCGCCGTCGCCGGTGAGCTGCGCTCCAAGGCCGTCCTCGATGTGGCGCAGCGCTCGGGGCTCGTGTTCGCGGCGCGGCCGGACCGCCTCCCCGGGCCCGTCTCCCTCTCCCCGAAGCCGCTGGTCCTGCTGCCCGCCCTCGCGGTGGGCGGGCCCGCCCGTTTCGCCGTCTTCGACGTCTCCGACCGGGCCGAGCTGGTCGCCCGCGGCGCGTCCACGTGCGTGGCCACCGTGATCGACGGCCGCCTCCTCTTTCGCGCCCGCTGACCTTTCCGCCCGGGGTCTTGGTGGCGGCCGGCCGCGCAGTCCCCCGCGCCCCTGGGTGGTTCTTCGGGCGCGCCACCGTCGTGGCTGGTCGCGCAGTTCCCCGCGCCCCTGAGAGGCCTGCGGCCTTCAGGGGAGGCTGCGCGGAGCGCATGCCTCAGGGGCGCGGGGAACTGCGCGAGAAGCGGCCACCGGCCGTCAGTCGACGTACGACCCAGGGGCGCGGGGAACTGCGCGGCCGGCCCGGGCGGTGGACGAGGCGCTGCCCCGGGCAAGAAGGGCTCCTGCCACAATGACGGAGTGACCCGTGCATCCCTGGACAAGCAGCCCCGCGAAGTCGCCTCGATGTTCGACGACGTGGCGGAGAAGTACGACCTCACGAACGACGTGCTGTCCCTGGGACAGGCACGGCTGTGGCGCAAGGAGGTCGCCAAGGCCGTCGACGCCCGCCCGGCGCAGAAGATCCTCGACCTCGCCGCCGGCACCGCCACCTCCTCCCAGCCCTTCGCCCAGGCCGGCGCCTACGTGGTCCCCTGCGACTTCTCGCTCGGCATGCTGCGCGTGGGCAAGCAGCGCCACCCCTGGATGCCGTTCACGGCCGGCGACGGCACGAAGCTGCCGTTCAAGGACGACACGTTCGACGCCGTCACCATCTCCTTCGGCCTGCGCAACATCCAGGACACCGACGCCGCGCTGCGCGAGCTGTACCGCGTCACCAAGCCCGGCGGCCGGGTCGTGATCTGCGAGTTCAGCCACCCCACGGCCGCCCCGTTCCGCACGGTCTACACCGAGTACCTGATGCGCGCCCTGCCGCCCGTCGCCCGCGCCGTCTCCTCGAACCCGGACGCGTACGTGTACCTGGCCGAGTCCATCCGCGCCTGGCCCACCCAGCCGGAACTCGCCGTCCGCCTCCAGGACGCCGGCTGGCAGAAGGTCGCCTGGCGCAACCTCACGGGCGGCATCGTCGCCCTGCACCGCGGCACCAAGTAGACATTGGATCTGTAACGGTTCAACCTCACTGATTTCACAAGGAGTTGAAGGGAACCGGCGCGGCGGGAAGATATGTCCGTTGATGACGCGGTGACACCTCGTGACGGGGTGGCACCTGTGCGTCCACGGATCGGAGCGCCCCATGACGTCGTTCTGCCCGCACTGCGGAGCCGAGGCTCCGACAGAGGCCCGCTTCTGCATGAGATGCGGGAAGGAGCGCTCCCCGCAGTTCCCGCCCCCGGCGACCCCGACGGCCCTGGACCAGCCCCTGCCGCCGGTCCCCGCCCACCAGCCGCCGCCCGCCCCTCCGGCCCACCCGCCGGGCCCCTCCGGCCCGTCCCCGGTCGGCGCGTTCTTCGGGCGGGCCCTGCGCGGTGACTGGGCCGGTGCGGCGCAGGCCGCGCTGTGGCCCGTGGGGCTGCTGCTCGTCGGGGCCGTGGCGCTCGCGATCCCCGGCTACGGCCAGAACCCGGACGCCGACGACGTCGTCGGCTTCGGGGACCGGCTGCGGATCGCCCTCACCGCGCTGATGCACGGCCTCGGCGGCAGCTTCCGGGTGACCGCGGCGACCGGCGGCGGCTCCTCGCTGTTCGACAGCGCGTCCGGCACGTCGGCGAGCGGCGCGCTCGACCTCTTCATGCCGCCGCTCCTCGTCCCCGTGCTGTGGTGCGCGGCGCTGCTGATCGGCGTACGGGTGCTGCGGGCGCGCCTGCTACTGGCGCCGCCGCCGCCCGCGCGCACCCTGGGCCCGGAGACCGCGGTCCGGGTCGGGCTGCTCGCCATGGCCGGGACGGTCGTGCTCGCGCTGTTCGGGCAGCCGACGGTCCAGCAGGTCGCGTTCCACACCTCGCCGTTCCTGGTGGCGCTGTGCACGCTGGCGCTCGGTGTCGGCGTCACCGTCGCCGCGTTCCAGCGGGCCGACATCGTCCAGTGGCTCACCGTGCGCCCCGGCGTCGCCGCCGCGAGCCGTGCCTTCGGGTCCGCGGTGCGGGCGATGGCCTGGGTGCTGCCGCTGGTGCTCGTCGCGGGCTTCGTCGTCGGCATCGTCGCCGACGACGGCCGGGACGGCGGCGACGTCGACAACGCCACCGGCGGCAGCGTCGCCGCCGGCATCGTGCTGCTCGCGCTGTACCTGCCCAACCTCGCGGTGACCGGCCTCGGCTTCGTGTGGGGCGCGCCCTTCGAGGCCGATCTGCGCGGCTCCGGTCTCAGCGGCGGTCGGTACGAGCACGACGCGTACGGGCTGGGACAACTCGGCGACGACGTCGGCAGCGGCGCCGTCATCGGGGTACTGGCGTTCGGCCTGGTGCTCGCGCTGCTCGTCGGCGTGCTCATCGCCCGGCGCTCGCGGGACCGCCGCGAGCTGTACCTCGGTGGCGGATTCTTCTGCGCGCTGCTGCTCGTCCTCGGCGCCGTCAGCGGGTTCTCCATGAAGACCTCGGGCGGCCTCACCGGCGAGATCTCCTTCGGGGGCACCGGCGAGGGCGGCCTGAGCGTGCCGGAACTGCTGCTGTTCGGGCTGCTGTGGGTGGGCGGCGGGATCCTCCTCGCGCCGTACCTGCTGCGGCTCGGCGGACGCGGCCCGT is a genomic window containing:
- a CDS encoding ATP-binding cassette domain-containing protein; amino-acid sequence: MTSTAPLLDVTDLSKTYPLPAGGSHTAADAITFTLHPGGALGIVGESGSGKTTVARMLVGLVRPDHGTIKVDGTVRPPKSPRGRTARLARARQIQMVFQDPYISLDPRLTAEQCLRAALRLHGRDPSLAAELLDRVGLGAREATALPRRLSGGQRQRLAIARALAVDPRILVLDEAVAALDVSIQAQILGLLDEIRRDTGVALVFVSHDLAVVQHVTDEVLVMRRGRAVEQGPTRRVLTAPTDPYTRLLLASVPGEGWDPADAVTARAALA
- the mqnC gene encoding cyclic dehypoxanthinyl futalosine synthase, translated to MTEKAALQSVLDRAAAGGRITPEEAVALYRDAPLHALGAAADAIRRRKYAGIEHIATYIIERNINYTNVCVTACKFCAFYAAPKDTKKGWTRDLDDILRRCAETIELGGTQIMFQGGHHPDYGVEYYEEHFSAIKKAYPELVIHSLGASEVEHMARISKVSVEEAIQRIHAAGLDSFAGAGAELLPERPRKAIAPLKESGERWLEIMETAHNLGVESTSTMLMGTGETNAERIEHLRMIRDVQDRTGGFRAFIPYTYQPENNHLKGRTQATLFEYLRMIAIARIFLDNVQHIQGSWLTTGKEVGQLSLHYGADDLGSIMLEENVVSSAGAKHRSNRMEIIDLIRKAGRVPAQRATTYEHLVVHDDPANDPVDDRASSHISSIAIEGGTAHPELKLVSTN
- a CDS encoding cold-shock protein, which encodes MATGTVKWFNAEKGFGFIAQEGGGPDVFVHYSAINANGFRSLEENQAVSFDVTQGPKGPQAENVTPM
- a CDS encoding menaquinone biosynthesis protein, which encodes MDNSPETPQAARRTRPRVGHIQFLNCMPLYWGLARTGSLLDFELTKDTPEKLSERLVRGDLDIGPITLVEFLKAADDLVAFPDLAVGCDGPVMSCVIVSQVPLDQLDGRRVALGSTSRTSVRLAQLLLAERVGVSPDYYTCPPDLGLMMQDAEAAVLIGDAALRANLHDAPRLGLQVHDLGAMWKEWTGLPFVFAVWAARRDYAEREPEITGQVHEAFLASRDLSLDEVGKVAEQAARWEAFDEAVLEEYFTTLDFRFGPPQLEGVTEFARRVGETTGFPADVKVELLGR
- a CDS encoding zinc-ribbon domain-containing protein — encoded protein: MTSFCPHCGAEAPTEARFCMRCGKERSPQFPPPATPTALDQPLPPVPAHQPPPAPPAHPPGPSGPSPVGAFFGRALRGDWAGAAQAALWPVGLLLVGAVALAIPGYGQNPDADDVVGFGDRLRIALTALMHGLGGSFRVTAATGGGSSLFDSASGTSASGALDLFMPPLLVPVLWCAALLIGVRVLRARLLLAPPPPARTLGPETAVRVGLLAMAGTVVLALFGQPTVQQVAFHTSPFLVALCTLALGVGVTVAAFQRADIVQWLTVRPGVAAASRAFGSAVRAMAWVLPLVLVAGFVVGIVADDGRDGGDVDNATGGSVAAGIVLLALYLPNLAVTGLGFVWGAPFEADLRGSGLSGGRYEHDAYGLGQLGDDVGSGAVIGVLAFGLVLALLVGVLIARRSRDRRELYLGGGFFCALLLVLGAVSGFSMKTSGGLTGEISFGGTGEGGLSVPELLLFGLLWVGGGILLAPYLLRLGGRGPWPAAAPDAAPFATGPHEPLPAGGFADAPTRTGSLLPPPLPPHGPPPPVPARQADRRAGVWAATLLAALVVGGGAAAGVLLLRDRGDGTDDAKDNAPVAAQTEQTAQTAPGGGTGTSPAPSAPPTPTPGQDTAVPSATPAVPAGYRQVVDPQGFAFTVPGAWSRTGVKNGSQITYSGGTGQEKYLVGVIPMAPYTSYENFQNLERHAEDDPKKSGYQRIRLERNTFQGRPGALWEYTYQDGTGRTVHGIDQSYIAADGTEYAIFLTGADADWSGLRETYRIGLDSWRLTDTE
- a CDS encoding protein kinase, which codes for MQPLQADEPTTVGPYRLLGRLGAGGMGRVYLGRSAGGRTVAVKIVHPHFALDDEFRARFRREVAAARRVGGAWTAAVLDADPEAPVPWVATGYVAGPALAQAAGPGRALPEHSVRVLGAGLAEALAAVHGLGLVHRDVKPANVLLTVDGPRLIDFGIARATDGTASLTSTGVSIGSPGYMAPEQILGKGVTGASDVFSLGAVLVYAATGESPFPGDSSAALLYKVVHEEPELGSLGGELRDIVAACLAKAPGDRPAPEDVARRLAPEGAAALVAAGWLPGALVEQVMRGAARLLDMEGTDPATGPVGFSSPAVTGDAPGVFGPPDPSYTAVPAQRAEAAAGDAVEDARPGRLSMSVSATSTPATANGRGRKVSCSVALAVAGALAAVTVGGILVVNMLPSSGDRDSGSSAGGARPPMSSTSARPSASPSPSTAAPQPSGTVPSFYLGTWEGKATVLGIQADTYRVELKQTGVGRRLGTVTSTDLTGNRCVDELTLKSATATEVVAAGKKISGDDFKCADGSSTVHLTRDGTGLRYTSEYPEAGNPTADLRRVGR
- a CDS encoding demethylmenaquinone methyltransferase, with translation MTRASLDKQPREVASMFDDVAEKYDLTNDVLSLGQARLWRKEVAKAVDARPAQKILDLAAGTATSSQPFAQAGAYVVPCDFSLGMLRVGKQRHPWMPFTAGDGTKLPFKDDTFDAVTISFGLRNIQDTDAALRELYRVTKPGGRVVICEFSHPTAAPFRTVYTEYLMRALPPVARAVSSNPDAYVYLAESIRAWPTQPELAVRLQDAGWQKVAWRNLTGGIVALHRGTK
- a CDS encoding A24 family peptidase produces the protein MTGPLLVLAALWGAATGVLLPRAAYRLSVEPDEPWRPARGWLGPRPGPAAPLLAAVTAAACVLLAAATDTRPELAAWLLLAPLAVLLATVDFAVHRLPDVLTLPFAGAALLALGAAALLPEPGGSWRGAVLGALGMGAGYLVLHLVNSRGMGFGDVKLALGLGAALGWYGLGVLFLGAFAGVLFNGLYALVLVAARRAGRKTEIPLGPFMILGAYAGVLLGALAA